Genomic window (Paenibacillus sp. PK3_47):
ACTTCCGATCCCGTGGGAGAAATCAGCCGTTTCGAATTTGGATTCAAAGGACTCGTAATTCGCTGTTACAAAATCATTATACTGTGCCCCGCCTGTAGCTCTGTACAAGGCTGCCGCCGCATAGAAACGGTCATTCAGATCCTCGTTGTCATTGTAAGGGCCGTCCGGCTGGGCGATGAATTCAGGATGTGCCGCCAGATAGTCCCAGCCTCTGACTGCAGAAGCAAGCAGGGTATCCGCATAATCCGCCAGTCCAGGCACATCTTTGAATACATTATAGGCATGTGCCAGTGCACCGACCGTGGTAGCGGTTTGTGAAGTCGGAATCACGCTTGTCTCTCCCGTGCCGTCCATGATGAAGCGTTTAGGCTGAGGCTCGCGGATGACGTAGGCGTAGAATCCGCCAGTCGCCTCGTCCTGCATCTTCAGGAAGAAATCGGTTTCAACCTTGATTTCGTCGATCAGATCGGGAATGCCGTTGCCGCTCTCCGGAATATTCAGCTGACCGTCGGAGAACTCTTGCGGGAAAGTCTCATAAGCCCAGAGCAAATCCGATACGGCCGTTGCCGCAGCGGTTACATATTTACCGGTATCTCCGGCATCCCACCAGCCGCCGGAAACATCCTTCGTCCGCGCGGGATCAGACTGGAAAGGGAGATCGGCGTCAATTTTATGAAGCCCTGTACGGGCAAATTCTCCGGCGTGCTCAGGGAGCAGATCGTCGTTGGCTCTCTGATAATAGAAGAACCTTTGAACGTCTGTCAGCAGGCTGTCATAGACATCCGCTCCGATTTCAAACGGCACGGAAGGCTCATCTACTCCGTCAACAGTAATATAATATTCACCGTTTTCGTTCAGTGCGGAGAAGTCGGCCTTCAGCACCTTTTCGCCGGACAGCTCATCATAAGCGGCCACAAGCGAGAGCGTGCCGGAATAAGCGATACTGCCATCCGAAGTACGCTTAACCTGGAAAGGAGTGCCGGCAACAGCGGACAGCTCGTTGTAATAACCGCTCACATGGGCATATTTCTCGCCGTAGTTCAGATATCCGACCTGATTGACTTTGACCGGAGCGTAGCTTCTTTCCGTATCCGGCGAGGTGACTTTGATGTTGCTGATCCAGAACGTGATAGGCGTATCGTTACCGGAAATTTTCAGTAATTGTATTTTACTTTCATCAAACAGCGGGTCACTGGCGAAAATATCCTTTAGTGGAATCGATACATGCTGCCACTCGGTCGTTACTTCCGTGTAAGCGCCAACATTAACTTGTGCATCAATATTGGTTTCTTCCGGAACATCTTTGTCTGTGAAAAAGCCGCCGTTACCGTCGGGTCTTTCATGAACAACGTCGCGGAATCCGATTTGAAAATTCTCTCCGCCCTGTGCACCGAGTACGTCAAATTCCAGCGTTCCGCCTTCATAGGCACTGAAATCAAAAGACTGCCAGCCATTGACAACCAGTTGATCCGCCCACCAGCCGCTGGTGGTTATTTTGCGGGCCTGCTTCTCCTGATACACTTCCTCAGTCACTGTTGTGCCGAAACCCCAGCCGTTATCCTTGATTTCGATATCCCGGAGCTTGTTCCAGTGTTCCCCTCCCGGAGGAAGGTAATTGACTTCAGAAATCTGTTCGGCCGAAGCCAGTGATGCCGGTACTGCCATCGAAAAAGCGGTTGCAAAACTTAAAAGAACTACAGATGCTTTTTTGGTACGAGTAATTTTCTTTGTCCGCAAAATTGTAACCCCTTTCATCGTTTTGTATAATGCTACCAAGTTCATTCTGGAAAAAATACATCCAAAATTAGCTATCTTTTCATATGATTTTTTTACCTTTTGACCGGAATGAAATGGAAAGAGACTTTTTTCACAGATAGATACTCACACCGCAGGTAATATGTTAGAATATCTGAACAGCATTACAGCTTCACTAATTACATAATTCACAGGCTATGATTGCTATGGATCACACTATAGCAGGAGCAGCTTCTGGAGAGACTGCGGATTTTTCGCGGCGCCGAAGGGTTCACAATCTCAGGCAAAAGGACAGAAGAGTACAGAATAAAGATTTGTCATGCTGATCACAGTCAGCGGGGCAGGTTTATTATTTTGTATTCTTTGGTACCGGGAGATTGGATGATATCCAATCTCTTTTTTTTATGTTTTTTAGGCAGTGTACTTATTAAGGGGGAACTTAAGCATGGCACAGACAGAGTTAAAAAGAGAGCTGGCTAACCGGCATGTCCAGCTGATTGCAATCGGCGGCACCATCGGTACGGGATTATTCCTGGGATCGGGAAAAGCGATTCAGCAGGCCGGACCCTCCATCATGTTCACGTATCTGATCGTGGGGATCGCCGTATTTTTTGTAATGAGGGCACTGGGTGAGCTTCTGCTCTCCAAAGCGGGCTATCAGTCCTTTACGGATATCGCCGAGGATTATCTCGGTCCCCGGGCTGCGTTCATTACCGGCTGGACGTACTGGTTCTGCTGGATTATGACGGCGATGGCCGATGTGATTGCGGTTGGCGTGTATGTGCAGTACTGGTTTGATATTCCGCATTGGGTACCGGCCGTGATCTGCCTGATTATTTTACTCGGGCTTAATCTACTGACCGTCAAAAATTTCGGGGAGCTTGAATTCTGGTTTGCGCTGATCAAGGTGGTCACGATTCTTGCGCTGATCGGCATAGGGGTTGTTTTGCTGATTATAGGGTTCAAGACAGATGCAGGCTCGGTGACGGTCCGCAATTTATGGGAGCATGGAGGGATTTTCCCGAACGGTGTGACAGGCTTTTTATTTTCCTTCCAGATGGTCGTATTCGCTTATGTCGGGGTGGAGTTAGTTGGGGTATCGGCAGCTGAAACTGCAGACCCGGAGAAAAATATCCCTTCGGCGATCAACAAAATTCCGTTGCGGATTCTGTTCTTCTACGTCGGCGCGCTGTTCGTCCTGCTGTGCATTAATCCGTGGACCCAGCTCAGTCCGGCCGAAAGCCCGTTTGTACGGACCTTCAGTCTGGTAGGGATTCCGCTTGCTGCGGGGATTATTAACTTTGTCGTCTTGACCTCGGCGGCTTCGGCCTGCAACAGCGGAATGTTCTCGACGAGCCGGATACTGTATAATCTGAGCCGGAAGGATCAGGCGTCTGCACATTTTGCCAAGCTGAATAAAAACCATGTACCCGGCAACTCGCTGTTCATCTCTACGCTGGTTATTTCCGCCGGTGCGCTTTTGAGCAAGCTTATTCCGGAGCAGGCTTTTGGCATCGTAACCACCATCAGTGCAATTTGCTTCATATGGGTGTGGGGCGTCGTCCTCGTGTGCCATATCAAATATAAGAAAACCCGCCCGGATTTGCAGGCCAAATCCAAGTTCAAGGCACCTTTTACACCTGCAGTAAATTATATCGTACTTGCACTGTTCGCAGCGATTCTCGTAATTATGCTGATTGCTGAAGATACGCGTCCGGCGTTGTTGTTTACCCCGTTATGGTTTATCCTTTTATTTGTCCTGTATCCTCTGAATAAAAAGAAAAAGGACAGCGACAATAAAATTAACCATACCGAATCTTCCTTCCGTTAGGGACAGGACAACAAGCAGCAGGAGGGACAGTAGAATGGCTAAAACAATCGTAGAGAAGTTAAACCTGCATAAATTCAATAAGGCTGCTGTATTGTACACGCCCGAGGGTGAGGATAGTTTAGCGGAATTGACGGACTATGACACCGGGTTAACGGATGGTCCTTATGATCTCATTTTTGCGTATGTGCTTACTATGGAATCGCTCCAGGAGCTTGTGCAGACAGTGATTGAGCAGGGCTATCTTAATAAGGGAGGCTATTTGTACGCGGCTTATCCCAAAAAGGGCAACAAGGTGTATCCCGGCTATATTCACAGGGACAGCCTGTTTGCCGGAGTAGGAGCAGGTGAGGACGGCTATATCGGAACAAGCAGCCTGAAGTTTGCCCGGATGGTCGGCCTGAACGATGTGTTTACCGTTGTCGGATTCAAAGAGGAAGCCCGGAAGAACACTGCTGCATCATCCAGGCCAAGCCAGCGTGTAGATGATTATACGGCGAAGATCCCTGATGTAGAAAATGATCTGCAGGACAGCCCGGAGGCACTGGCCCTGTACCAGTCGCTTACTCCCGGCTATAAGAAGGACTGGGCCCGTTACGTGTACAGCGCCGTGCAGGAGGAAACCAGGGAGAAGCGGCGGGCAGAGATGAAGAGCATTCTGGGTCAAGGCTACAAAACCATGAATATCTATAGAAGAGAAAATCCTTAAGGTCCGGGAGAATCCTCCGCTGGGAAGGAGCAGCGGGCCGCTGTCACAAGTGCCCGCTGCAGTCTCCGGCAGCAGGAATGCTCAAGGTAACCTTTGCACCGCCTGAGGGTCCCGCATTCTCCAAGGTCAGCGTTCCGCCATGGTGCTGTGCAGCGGATTCGGCAATATACAGGCCCATTCCGTGATGGCTGCCGGAGCTCCGGCTCTGGTCACCCATGTAGAACTGGACTGCAGCTTCTTTCAGCTCGGCAGGAGAGAAGCCGCGGCCCGTATCCGTAACTGTGAAATGAACATAGTCTGCATCCCTCCGTATAAGTAAGGTTACGCTTCCCTGCGGGGGCGTATGCTCTACACCATTTGCCAATATATTTATAATTCCCCGCTGCAGCAGCTCCTTGTCCATCCGTATCCATTCCGGAATATCTTCATCTCCGCGGACCCCGGTACTCAGCTCTTTGCCGGTGGAAAGCGCCCTCAGCTGATGCTCCAATTCTCCTGCGAAATTTTTAAGGTTAACCGGCGATTGCTGCCGCACTGCGGATGACTGCAGGCTGGACAGATCAATAACCTCCTGTACGAAGGCTTCGATATCCTCTGCGCTTTTGAGAATGAACCCGTTATACTCCCGCTGGGTCTCATCCTGGCTTGTCTCCTGCAGCAGCTCTGCATTCCCTCTGATGATCGTAAGCGGAGTTTTGATATCATGGGCCAATGCAGAAATCTGCTCTCTGCGGGAGCGTTCCAGCTCCCACTGCTGCTTCAGCGAAGTCTGCAGGGCATCCTTCATCTGTTCCAGCGAGGCCAGCACATCATCGATCTCCCGGATACCGCTTGGTTCAACGGTGAACTCGAGATTTTCCCGCCGGATATTCCCGGTAGCCTCCTGGAGACCGGCCAGTTTCCCGGTGAGTTTACGGCCGAACCGGGCAGCAAGCAGCGCTGCCTGAAGCAGAATGCCAATAATGAAGAGCAGCACGCCCAGCAGCTGCGGATTCGGCAGAATGCTGCGCAGCAGGGGGGAGGCATATTGCGGCGTTAAGGTATACCGGAAGATCCAGAGCTCCTCTCCGTGCTGAGCGGCGGTATAGAAGTCAGAGTCCCGGTTCTTTCCCTGCGCTATAAGCTCCCGGGCATGAAGGGCCTCGGCCGTGGACAGATTGCCGTAGAGCAGTCTGCCGTCCTGGCTGAACACGGCATTATCCGGCAGTTTTGGAATGCTGTCCGGTGTAATTGGGCTGCCGGAGGCAAGTTTGTCCTTAAAGGCTTCAATCTCATTCTCCGCATAGTTGGCAGGCAGTACAATATTGGCCGAAAAAGCCAGCGTAAACAAACCCAGGAATGCTACCACCAGCACAATCGTACCCATGCTCAGGAACAGGAGATATTGCAGGAAAAAGGTGCGCAGACGTACAGTTTTGCTTTGTTTTACAGCTTCCACTTGTATCCAATCCCCCAGATCGTCTCAATAGCTTCTATGTCCCATTTGTTCAGCTTGGCGCGGATGTTTTTGATATGCTCTGTAATAGCGCTGGCGTCACTGTCCCCCTCCAGTCCAAAGACCCTTTCATAAATCTGCTCCTTGGAAAACACCTGCCCCCGGCTGCGCGCCAGAAACTCACAAATTTCATATTCGCTTTTGGTCAGCGGTATTTTGTTGTCATGGACATGGAGCTCTTTGCCCGAAAGGTTGAAGACCACATTGTCCAGGTACAGGACATTCCGCCGTTCCCTTGCTTCACGTCTGAGATGGGCGCCGATCCGGGCCCGCAGGGCACCGATGCCGAACGGCTTTAGAATATAATCGTCTGCGCCCAGTCCCAGGCCGTACATAAGATCGCTCTCCAGCGTTTTGGCCGTCAAAAAAAGAATCGGGCAATCCACCGAAGCGCGGATCTCCCGGCACAGTGTAAAGCCGTCGATGACCGGCATCATGACATCGAGCAGAATAAGGTCATAGCTGCCTAGATCCATCTGCTGTACTTTGGCTGAATCCGCCAGCGTTGTCACCAGATGCCGGTCTGTGCTGAGCGCATTCCGGATCAGCGACAGAATCGCGGGTTCATCGTCGACCACCAGTATTTTTGCCATATGCATTCCCTCTATTATAAGTAGTCTTTCTAATTATCGGCAGATCCGCCTTCCCAGCGCAGAAACCAGAAGCAGGAGAGGACCGCAGCCAGAAGCGTTCCTGCTGCACAAGCTGCAATTCCTGCATCCAGTCCTGATACTGAAGAGGATAGTGTAACACCTGAAGTATAAACAGACCAGAGTGAAGAAAAACGGGCCCCCCAGGCAAAAGGCACGAACGGCCAGATTCCATCGCCCAGTCCGGTAAGCAGCAGAGCTGCAACAAGGCTCCCCACGATCCCTGTCCCGATGGAGAGTCCCTTTCCATAACGCAGGCTGAGAAAACTGTGCAGCAAATAGAGAAATATACTGCTTCCGGACAAAATCAGCGCACTGTTCCCATAGAACAGCAGACCGGGGCCGTCCTGGCGCAGCACTTGATGAAAGCCCGCTCCAAACAGGAGGCAGGCCAGCAGGAGGCTGCCAAGGCCGAACAGCAGCAGGAGCAGCAGCTTGCTTATATAAACGGCAAGTTTGCGGCCGGGCAGCGCCAGCATTCCCTGGAACCTCCCGGCTGATGCCTCCTGCTCAGCAGCCATAGCGCAGGCCAGTCCAATCAGTGTAGGGAGAGCGCAGGCCAGCACCTGTAAAAAGGCAAGAATCTTGCTGCTGGAACTCCATGGGGAGTAGGAATAATACGCCAGGAATAATCCCGCTGCAGTGAGCGGGGCCAGCAGGTGGATCAGCAGAAACGGAGTGCGCCTGGTCTTAAGCAGGTCAGCGCTTAGAAGCTTCGTTATAGAGGCCATGTTACTTCGCCTCCTGCCTGCGGAACTTGTGCGCCGTAAGGAAGAACAGCAATCCGAACCATGCCAGGGAAACCAGGACATCCGCAAGAATGTTCCCCGTATCCCGCAGCGGACTGTCCGCCGGTACGGGCAGTCCGTTCGGCAGGATGAAGAGCACCGGGCACATCAGCCGGAACGTAAGGGTATAAGGCATGAAATCCCACAGTCCGCCAATATCGAAGGTAACGACACCCAGAACATTGCCGAACATATTAAGCAGTACAGCAGCGAAAAGTCCGAAGCGTGAAGCCAGGAACAGGCATAACGGAATCTGCCACAGAAACGTGATGAAGATCAGGAGGCTGCCGGCCATACTGTTCTGAAGCGGAATGGTGCCGCCGAACAGCATCCCTCCGGCGGTAATGCCCAGGAAGAATACCGATAGGATGCATAGGAGCCATCCGGCGCACGCGGCGGTTTTGCCGGCCCAGATCATCCGCAGATCCACCGGCAGCGCCAGTATTCCGCGGTACTTCATCCGGGCATCCTTTTGTACAGCCAGGGAACAGGCCAGCGTCAGCGCCCCGGGGAGCAGCATGGTATACCACCAGTTATAAGCCCCGCTCTGAAAAAAACGTCCGCCCATAAGAAAGGCGCAGAGAAGCAGGGTGAACACCGGTGCAAGCCAAAGCATAACAGGAATGAACGTACGCCTCCAGGTTAAACGTTCAGCCCTTATGTAGTTAAGCATGCCCGTCACCCGCCCTCCGGTTCCCGGCAGCGACCTGCATGAACAATGCCTCAAGTTCTTCGCCGTGCGGAACTTCTCCCTGATAGCCCAAAGCCCCGCCGGCAATAATGCCGATCTGGTCCACTACCTGCTCGACTTCAGAGAGAATGTGACTCGACAGAATTACAGTAATGCCCTGCCGGGGGAACGAACGGATCAGCTCCCGCAGCTCCTGAATGCCAATGGGGTCGAGCCCGTTAGTCGGTTCGTCCAGAATCAGCAGCTTCGGATGGTTCAGCAGTGCAATGGCAATGCCCAGCCGCTGCTTCATGCCCATGGAGAACTGTCCGGCGCGTTTTTTGCCGGTATGCGCCAGATCAACGATAGCGAGCGTTTCATCGATCCGTGACTCCGGCAATCCGAGCGCCAGGGTACGCACCTTGAGATTCTCTCTGGCTGTCAGATTCTCATACAGCGGCGGCGACTCAATGAGGGTGCCAATTCCGCCCAGGTCCTTCCGGGTCCAGGCATGGCCGTCAAAGAGGATGCTCCCGGAGCCGGGGCGCAGCATGCCGCAGACCATTTTAAGGGTTGTTGATTTGCCTGCGCCGTTCGGGCCGAGCAGGCCGTACACCGAGTTCCGGGGAACGGCTAGCGATACCTTGTCCACGGCCGGCTGTTGTTTGAAGCTTTTACAGAGGTCTTTCGTTTCCAAAATTAAATCCTGCATATTTTATCATCCTTTCCTATCCACATTCATAGTGTAAGGAACGATTCTAAGGATTTTATAAGGAAAGCTCAGGCTGCGGCAAAATAGGCCCGGGGACATTTTCAGCTATGCGGACATGTTACTATAATAACAGGCTATTAGCCGTCAAAGTCGCACAAATACAGGGGGCAACGCAAGGTTGCGCCTTGATGCACCTACAATTAGCTTTACTGCAGCCGCATATTCCGTTAATACTGTAATCGTCAGAAAGGCGTTGAGACACATGATTTTTAGTGAACGGCTGAAAAAGGAAAGAGAGAAGAAAGGCTGGTCCCAGGCGGAGCTCGCGGAAAAAATTCACGTCAGCCGGCAGTCTGTCTCCAAATGGGAGACCGGCAAAAACTATCCGAGTATCGAGGTCATCATTGATCTGAGCGACCTATTCGGGGTGACGATCGACGAACTGCTGAGGAGTGATGCAGAGTTGAAGGAGAAGGTTATACAGGACAGCAGGCAGCTGGCACATCCAAAATGGAAGATGCTGTTTGACAGTGTGTTTTTATTAGGCGTTTTTTTGCTGGTCATCAAGATTGTGATCATCGCTCTGAATTATTTTGCCGGGACAAATATTCTCATACTCGAAGGACTGCCGAAGGCGGTGGCCAACTTTCTGCCGCTCGTTCTGATGGTAGTGGGCGGAGTGGGGAGTGACCAGCTGAAGGATAAGTATGTGACCTCGTAGCTCTAATTTTTCAATGATTGACACCGGCCTGCACCTATGATAATTTCGGAGTAAGAAAACAAAGGCAATGTAACCTTAGGGTTCAACCTCGCTGAAAAGTGGGTTGGGCCCTTTTTGCATTTTCCCATTCAAAAGGAGGATTCTTGATGTTGAGAACAGAATTGCTGCTGCAGCGGCTGAAGGAAATTGGCGGGTCGCTTGAGCGCAAAGGCGGAGCCCTGTTATTGTTAGGCGTGGGTTCGGTAGGCGTTGAGCTTAACCGTATGGATGAGTATTCGGATTTGGATTTTTTTGTGATCGTGAAGCCCGGACTCAAAGACAGATACATTGACCGCCTGGATTGGCTCGAAGATGTTCACCCTTTGGCTTATGCGTTTAAAAATTCAGATGTTGGCTGCAAGATTTTGTTCGGGGACGGGGTTTACGGGGAATATGCGGTGTTTGAGGAAAAAGAACTGGCGGATGCTTCGTACACTGAAGGCCGGGTGGTCTGGAAGGATCCTTTGTATAAACATCCGGGAATTGAGAAACCGGCCAAGCCGGTTCAGAGCAAGAGAAATGACTCCCTCGATTATCCCCTGAATGAGGCTTTGACTAATTTGTATGTGGGGCTAGGCAGATATGCCCGGGGAGAATGTCTGTCTGCGGCACGGTTCGTTCAAAGCTATGCGGTGGACAGTATTCTGTCTGTGCTGCACCTGCTGGAGCCGGAGGTGGATTATTATCCTGACCCTTTTGGCAATGAGAGACGGCTGGAGAAGAGATTCCCGTATTTTGCCGAGAAAATAGGACAGATGATCCAGGGCTACGACCGGGTGCCGGAATCCGCACTCTGCATATTGAACTTCCTGGAAGGAGTGTATCCCGTCAATCCTGTGTTAAGCGAGGAAATACGGCGTTTGGCTAAGGAGATTAGGAGCGGACAGTATATGTAGAGAGCAATTATACGTACTGGTATTGCCCGGAAAATTTCGATGAAATTACTGATTTTACTAAAGAAAACTGGTTAAACTACAGATGTGCCGTCATGAAAAGAGTAGGTGATAAGGTGGAGATACGCTTTAAACTGGAAACCTTCGAGCATTATGAATATGACGGAAGGGAAACCAGGGCATTAATCATTGAAGAGACAGAGGATGAGGATTACATCCGCAATATAGTACCCGTCATCCAAGAGGTTATCCGGCAGCACAGTATCGGACTCACCAATTCTTAAAAAATATAGCAGGCAGAGCGGCAGTCCAGGGCAATTTCTCCCCTCCCCGGCTGCCGCTTTTATATTAGACTGGTGCGCACACGGACTTCATGTAGAGGATGTAACCCATACTTGGAGGCTAACGGACCGAGGTTCCCTTATTTGCAAAATAACCGGGGATCGGCCAGGCTAACGGACACCAGGGGCGTTATTCCCTCGGATTGTCCCCAAATCTGCTGCAAATAGTAAAAATAACGCCCCTACGGTCCGTTAGCCTGCCGAAAAAGCTAAATATCGGGAAATAACGGATGTACGGTCCGTTAGCGTCACAGGTGGGAGCAGGCTGGCTACGGGAAAAATGGTTTGTACACACATCCAGACGAGTGAATTAAATGAAATTTAAATTAAAGCATTGTTTTCTTCCTCAGAACATGTTAAATTGTTAATTGACTGATTGACCAAAAATAAAATTTAGTCATTCATCCACCGATCCGGAGATTATAAAGGAAGGGAGTCTTGACATGGCTATCGACCGTAAAGCGCTGATTCTGCAGGCGGCAACGAAGTCTTTTGTGCAGTTCGGCTATAAAGCGACAACGATGGAGCAGGTATCCAAAATTGCGAATGTCGGAAAAGGGACGATTTATACCTTTTTTAAAACCAAAGATGAGCTGTTCGCAGAAATTCTGGACAAGGCCTCCCAGGAGCTGATTTCGGTAATGAACCGGGTGGCAGCGGAAAATAACAAGTTTATTGACAAGCTGTTCAATTTGCTCGATTCGATCTTAGAATTCCGTTCCGATCATGAATTATTCGTCAAGCTGGCGCAGGAGGTACGCGATATCGGTACGGTTCAGGCGATGGAAGGTGTGAAGCAGATGGAGGCTTATGCACTGGATTTTCTGAGACAGCAGATTGATCTGGCCATCGAACAGAAAGAAGTGAAGTCTTGTGATTCCAGCGTAGCGGCATTTATGATCCTCAGGCTGTATCTGGCGCTCACCACAGAATGGAACAGGGCGCATGAACCGCTGAATGAGACGCTCATTAAGGAGCATATGATGCTGTTCATCTCTAACGGGATTTTGAAGTAGCAGTGATAGTCCTCGCCTACAGGGAAGGGGCTATTTTTTTCGGACGAAATGATGTTTGTTGAAAGTTTTCATTACATTTACAAGGGAAGATTGGAGGAATAGCTGTGAAAGCTTTACATGTGTTTTGGAAGGATCTGCAGATCCTGGTGAAGAAGCCGATGCTTCTGCTCACTTTACTTGGCGTGGCAATACTGCCGACGCTCTACAGCAGCTTTCTGGTGGAGGGGTCCTGGGATCCTTACGGCAATACCTCGAAGCTTCCGGTCGCAGTAGTCAACCTGGATACAGGGGCGCAGTATGAGGGCAAGTCCATGGAGGTCGGTAAAGATTTTGTGGATGAGCTGAAAACGAACAGTGATTTTAACTGGAAATTTGTTGATGCAGCCGAGGCCGAAGACGGCATGGCGCACAACCGCTATTATATGACCATTACGATTCCGGCTGATTTCTCAGCCAATGCTACGACTTTGACGCAGGAGCATCCGGTGCAGTCGGAGATTGTGTTTGAACCGAACAGCGATTACAACTTTGTCGCCGGCCAGATCGGCAGCAGCGCGATGAAGGAGCTGAAATCCAAGCTCTCTGCACAGATTACGGAAGCTTATACCCGCAGTATGTACGAACAGGTAGATACGATTTCTGCCGGACTGGGTGACGCAGGCAGCGGGGCAAGTGAGCTGCAGGAAGGTGCGGGGAAATTAACGGACGGCTTGTCGACGCTGAAGACTAATCTTAGCAAGCTGGCCAGCGGAACGACTGAGC
Coding sequences:
- a CDS encoding amino acid permease, coding for MAQTELKRELANRHVQLIAIGGTIGTGLFLGSGKAIQQAGPSIMFTYLIVGIAVFFVMRALGELLLSKAGYQSFTDIAEDYLGPRAAFITGWTYWFCWIMTAMADVIAVGVYVQYWFDIPHWVPAVICLIILLGLNLLTVKNFGELEFWFALIKVVTILALIGIGVVLLIIGFKTDAGSVTVRNLWEHGGIFPNGVTGFLFSFQMVVFAYVGVELVGVSAAETADPEKNIPSAINKIPLRILFFYVGALFVLLCINPWTQLSPAESPFVRTFSLVGIPLAAGIINFVVLTSAASACNSGMFSTSRILYNLSRKDQASAHFAKLNKNHVPGNSLFISTLVISAGALLSKLIPEQAFGIVTTISAICFIWVWGVVLVCHIKYKKTRPDLQAKSKFKAPFTPAVNYIVLALFAAILVIMLIAEDTRPALLFTPLWFILLFVLYPLNKKKKDSDNKINHTESSFR
- a CDS encoding YdeI/OmpD-associated family protein, whose translation is MAKTIVEKLNLHKFNKAAVLYTPEGEDSLAELTDYDTGLTDGPYDLIFAYVLTMESLQELVQTVIEQGYLNKGGYLYAAYPKKGNKVYPGYIHRDSLFAGVGAGEDGYIGTSSLKFARMVGLNDVFTVVGFKEEARKNTAASSRPSQRVDDYTAKIPDVENDLQDSPEALALYQSLTPGYKKDWARYVYSAVQEETREKRRAEMKSILGQGYKTMNIYRRENP
- a CDS encoding HAMP domain-containing sensor histidine kinase; translated protein: MEAVKQSKTVRLRTFFLQYLLFLSMGTIVLVVAFLGLFTLAFSANIVLPANYAENEIEAFKDKLASGSPITPDSIPKLPDNAVFSQDGRLLYGNLSTAEALHARELIAQGKNRDSDFYTAAQHGEELWIFRYTLTPQYASPLLRSILPNPQLLGVLLFIIGILLQAALLAARFGRKLTGKLAGLQEATGNIRRENLEFTVEPSGIREIDDVLASLEQMKDALQTSLKQQWELERSRREQISALAHDIKTPLTIIRGNAELLQETSQDETQREYNGFILKSAEDIEAFVQEVIDLSSLQSSAVRQQSPVNLKNFAGELEHQLRALSTGKELSTGVRGDEDIPEWIRMDKELLQRGIINILANGVEHTPPQGSVTLLIRRDADYVHFTVTDTGRGFSPAELKEAAVQFYMGDQSRSSGSHHGMGLYIAESAAQHHGGTLTLENAGPSGGAKVTLSIPAAGDCSGHL
- a CDS encoding response regulator transcription factor, translating into MAKILVVDDEPAILSLIRNALSTDRHLVTTLADSAKVQQMDLGSYDLILLDVMMPVIDGFTLCREIRASVDCPILFLTAKTLESDLMYGLGLGADDYILKPFGIGALRARIGAHLRREARERRNVLYLDNVVFNLSGKELHVHDNKIPLTKSEYEICEFLARSRGQVFSKEQIYERVFGLEGDSDASAITEHIKNIRAKLNKWDIEAIETIWGIGYKWKL
- a CDS encoding lantibiotic immunity ABC transporter MutG family permease subunit, coding for MASITKLLSADLLKTRRTPFLLIHLLAPLTAAGLFLAYYSYSPWSSSSKILAFLQVLACALPTLIGLACAMAAEQEASAGRFQGMLALPGRKLAVYISKLLLLLLFGLGSLLLACLLFGAGFHQVLRQDGPGLLFYGNSALILSGSSIFLYLLHSFLSLRYGKGLSIGTGIVGSLVAALLLTGLGDGIWPFVPFAWGARFSSLWSVYTSGVTLSSSVSGLDAGIAACAAGTLLAAVLSCFWFLRWEGGSADN
- a CDS encoding lantibiotic immunity ABC transporter MutE/EpiE family permease subunit; protein product: MLWLAPVFTLLLCAFLMGGRFFQSGAYNWWYTMLLPGALTLACSLAVQKDARMKYRGILALPVDLRMIWAGKTAACAGWLLCILSVFFLGITAGGMLFGGTIPLQNSMAGSLLIFITFLWQIPLCLFLASRFGLFAAVLLNMFGNVLGVVTFDIGGLWDFMPYTLTFRLMCPVLFILPNGLPVPADSPLRDTGNILADVLVSLAWFGLLFFLTAHKFRRQEAK
- a CDS encoding lantibiotic protection ABC transporter ATP-binding protein produces the protein MQDLILETKDLCKSFKQQPAVDKVSLAVPRNSVYGLLGPNGAGKSTTLKMVCGMLRPGSGSILFDGHAWTRKDLGGIGTLIESPPLYENLTARENLKVRTLALGLPESRIDETLAIVDLAHTGKKRAGQFSMGMKQRLGIAIALLNHPKLLILDEPTNGLDPIGIQELRELIRSFPRQGITVILSSHILSEVEQVVDQIGIIAGGALGYQGEVPHGEELEALFMQVAAGNRRAGDGHA
- a CDS encoding helix-turn-helix transcriptional regulator; the encoded protein is MIFSERLKKEREKKGWSQAELAEKIHVSRQSVSKWETGKNYPSIEVIIDLSDLFGVTIDELLRSDAELKEKVIQDSRQLAHPKWKMLFDSVFLLGVFLLVIKIVIIALNYFAGTNILILEGLPKAVANFLPLVLMVVGGVGSDQLKDKYVTS
- a CDS encoding TetR/AcrR family transcriptional regulator, whose protein sequence is MAIDRKALILQAATKSFVQFGYKATTMEQVSKIANVGKGTIYTFFKTKDELFAEILDKASQELISVMNRVAAENNKFIDKLFNLLDSILEFRSDHELFVKLAQEVRDIGTVQAMEGVKQMEAYALDFLRQQIDLAIEQKEVKSCDSSVAAFMILRLYLALTTEWNRAHEPLNETLIKEHMMLFISNGILK